A single region of the Streptomyces sp. NBC_00425 genome encodes:
- a CDS encoding right-handed parallel beta-helix repeat-containing protein, translating to MKKCHIAYLACTATLLGTGLGAASPTAGHTAHQVHLVHPGQSIQQAVDAAAPGDTVLVAFGTYRESVTVKTPGLTLRGMGRGTVIRPAAVSGAAAAGTAGTATGAGAAKPATKPAAKPAAKPGAKPAAKPAVKAAEGCAESGNGVCVLGTKEQHVEDVTVANLTVTGFTRSGVYAMAADNLTVRNVTAEKNGVWGIAQEGSLHGVFRGNTARDNGDAGLFLANSVKEEMGAVDTEGTVVERNRLEGNRIGVTVRRLRNLTLASNRLTGNCAAVFVVGDENKPRAGLVTVTENRIERNNKSCPKTARLDALQGSGIVLTGAEDSLITRNVIRDNVGASPLSGGIVLFKSFVGTPSERNRISDNTLEGNAPADLVNADTAGKGNTFEGNACAASKPAGLCLPADRTRR from the coding sequence ATGAAGAAATGCCATATCGCGTACCTGGCGTGCACAGCGACCCTCCTCGGGACGGGGCTCGGCGCCGCCTCCCCCACCGCCGGGCACACGGCGCACCAGGTGCACCTCGTGCATCCGGGACAATCGATCCAGCAGGCCGTGGACGCCGCGGCGCCGGGCGACACCGTTCTGGTGGCCTTCGGCACCTACCGCGAGAGCGTCACCGTGAAGACGCCCGGGCTGACCCTGCGCGGCATGGGCCGCGGCACGGTCATCCGGCCGGCCGCCGTCTCCGGCGCCGCCGCGGCGGGCACCGCGGGCACCGCCACCGGTGCGGGCGCCGCCAAGCCCGCGACGAAGCCCGCCGCGAAGCCGGCGGCCAAGCCCGGTGCGAAGCCGGCGGCCAAGCCCGCCGTCAAGGCCGCCGAGGGCTGCGCCGAGAGCGGCAACGGCGTCTGCGTGCTCGGCACGAAGGAACAGCACGTCGAGGACGTCACCGTCGCGAACCTGACCGTCACGGGCTTCACCCGGTCCGGCGTCTACGCCATGGCCGCCGACAACCTGACGGTGCGCAACGTCACCGCCGAGAAGAACGGTGTGTGGGGCATCGCCCAGGAGGGCTCCCTGCACGGCGTGTTCCGGGGCAACACCGCACGGGACAACGGCGACGCGGGCCTGTTCCTCGCCAACTCCGTCAAGGAGGAGATGGGCGCCGTCGACACCGAGGGAACGGTCGTCGAGCGCAACCGGCTCGAGGGCAACCGGATCGGCGTCACCGTCCGCCGGCTGCGCAACCTCACCCTCGCGTCCAACCGCCTCACCGGCAACTGCGCGGCGGTGTTCGTCGTCGGCGACGAGAACAAGCCGCGGGCCGGCCTGGTGACGGTGACGGAGAACCGTATCGAGCGCAACAACAAGTCGTGCCCGAAGACCGCCCGGCTGGACGCCCTCCAGGGCTCCGGCATCGTGCTGACCGGCGCCGAGGACAGCCTGATCACCCGCAACGTCATCAGGGACAACGTCGGCGCGTCCCCCCTCTCCGGCGGCATCGTGCTGTTCAAGAGCTTCGTCGGCACCCCCAGCGAGCGGAACCGGATCAGCGACAACACGCTCGAGGGCAACGCCCCGGCGGACCTGGTCAACGCGGACACCGCAGGCAAGGGCAACACCTTCGAGGGCAACGCCTGCGCGGCGTCGAAGCCCGCGGGCCTGTGCCTCCCGGCCGACCGCACCCGTCGCTGA